Proteins from a genomic interval of Diospyros lotus cultivar Yz01 chromosome 6, ASM1463336v1, whole genome shotgun sequence:
- the LOC127804420 gene encoding uncharacterized protein LOC127804420, with the protein MAQNRQKSYADHRRRDLEFQQGDKVYLKIIHSQVISQGKEKKKLSPRYIGLYEILERVGVVAYRLALPPTMSNIHNIFHISRLRKHEPDPTQKIPVEAIELREDLTYPEELVEILDTKEQVLRNKTIPIVKVLWRHHDIEEATWEREEEIRQNYPNLFDFMET; encoded by the coding sequence atggcccaaaatagACAAAAGTCTTATGCCGACCACCGGAGAAGGGACTTAGAGTTTCAACAAGGCGATAAAGTATATTTGAAGATCATACATTCTCAAGTAATATCCcagggaaaggaaaaaaagaagttGAGCCCTAGATACATCGGACTATATGAGATCTTGGAGCGAGTCGGGGTAGTTGCTTATCGTTTAGCATTACCTCCGACAATGTCCAACAtacataacatttttcatatctcacGACTCCGGAAACATGAGCCTGATCCCACCCAAAAGATTCCTGTAGAGGCTATTGAGCTACGAGAAGATTTAACCTATCCTGAAGAACTAGTCGAAATTTTGGATACAAAGGAACAAGTGCTAAGGAACAAGACGATACCGATAGTGAAAGTCCTGTGGAGGCATCACGACATTGAAGAAGCTACttgggaaagagaagaagaaattcggCAAAATTATCCAAACCTCTTTGACTTTATGGAGACTTAA